The DNA window GTGCTGGATGAGCTCGGCGGTCCAGCCGGTGAAGTCGCGCTTGCGGCTGACCAAGGCGCCGTCCGCCAGCTCGTCGTAGACCACCTTGATGCGCTCGAAGCGGGTCACCTTGGACTCGGCTTCCAGGGTGAGGCAGCCCTCGACGGTCTTGTACGCGCCGAGCGCCTGCTTCATCACCGGGTTGTACATGATGTGGGGCTGGTCGTCCTCGTCGTGGTAGACGACGACGGCCTTCGCAACGCCTATCTGGTTGGCGGCCAGGCACGCCGCCTCGTCGAGCGATGCCAGCGTGTCCAGCAGATCCTGCGCCACCTGGGCATCCTCGGCGGTGGCGGGCTCGCACGGCTGCGAGAGGAAGGCCTCGTCTGTCACCAGTTCTTTGATCATGCTTGCGCTCCTTCGGGTGCGTCGTCTCGTCTCCGGCCGCTTCTGCGGCGGCGTGGTTTCCGAACGAATTCTACCACGGGAAAGCCGGCGTGATGCGGGGCGCTCGGCGGCGTTGACGGACTCGGAGCGGGCCGACTGCCGGCCCGGTTCTTGTGGTGCGCGGGGAAACGCGGTATCGTGAGCGGAAAGGAATCCGAAATTCCTCGGATTGCGCGAGCAGAGGGAGGTCGAGCATGGGCAGGATGGACGGCAGGGCCGGGATCATCACCGGAGGATGCGGCGGCGCGGGGCTTGAGACGTGCAGGCTGTTCGCCAAAGAGGGCGCGTCGGTAGTCATCGCCGACATCAACGAGGAGGTGGGCCGGAGCCTTCAGGACGAGATCTGCGCGGCCGGCGGCAAGGCGCTGTTCGTCCGCACGGATGTGACCAGCGAGGACGCGGTGGCGGCCTGCGTGGATCAGTGTGTTGAGGCCTTCGGGAAAATCGATTACCTCATCAACATCGCCTGCATCATGACCATCGACAACGGTCCCATCCACGAGGTGACCGAGGAGATGTTCGACAAGGAGATCGCCTTCAACCTGAAGGGCGCGTTCTTCTTCGTGAAACACGCCGTGCCCGAGATGGTGAAGAACGGCAAGGGCGCCGTGGTGAACTTCAGCTCCATCGCCGCCTCGACGGGCGATCTGGGCCATACGTTCTACGGCGCGGCGAAGGCCGGCGTGGAGACGATGACGCGCAACATCGCAGCTCAGTACGGCAAGCAGGGCGTGCGCGCGAACTGCATCCGCCCCGGCATCATGCTGAACGACACAACGTTGGCGCATCCGGGCGTGAAGGAGTTTGGCGATTTCGTTCTCACGCACCTGCCTGGCACGCGCATCGGCTACGGCGCGGACGCGGCCCCGCTGGCACTGTTCTTCGCCAGCGACGAGTCGGAGTACATCACCGGCCAGGTGCTCACGCTGGACGGCGGACTCACCTGCCATCAGCCGCAGTGGAAAGAGGATCGGC is part of the Arabiibacter massiliensis genome and encodes:
- a CDS encoding peptide deformylase is translated as MIKELVTDEAFLSQPCEPATAEDAQVAQDLLDTLASLDEAACLAANQIGVAKAVVVYHDEDDQPHIMYNPVMKQALGAYKTVEGCLTLEAESKVTRFERIKVVYDELADGALVSRKRDFTGWTAELIQHMIDHCKGKLV
- a CDS encoding glucose 1-dehydrogenase is translated as MGRMDGRAGIITGGCGGAGLETCRLFAKEGASVVIADINEEVGRSLQDEICAAGGKALFVRTDVTSEDAVAACVDQCVEAFGKIDYLINIACIMTIDNGPIHEVTEEMFDKEIAFNLKGAFFFVKHAVPEMVKNGKGAVVNFSSIAASTGDLGHTFYGAAKAGVETMTRNIAAQYGKQGVRANCIRPGIMLNDTTLAHPGVKEFGDFVLTHLPGTRIGYGADAAPLALFFASDESEYITGQVLTLDGGLTCHQPQWKEDRQR